A region from the Nonlabens sp. YIK11 genome encodes:
- a CDS encoding NAD(P)/FAD-dependent oxidoreductase — translation MTTHYDIIICGGGLSGLFAAVSLSHQFKVLVIDPDEYPRHKMCGEYLSAEVYGLLKSQGIDLDELTPAKISDFEITLRNGSRITSPLPLGGYGISRHHLDHSLYQIAKKRCDFVKDRVVDLQSAGEIQTVITATDSYICNQVIVATGKRSILDKKLQRDFIQSKSEWLAVKMHYQFDMPSDKVELHNFEGGYAGLSQVETGAVNLCYLTSYKSFKKFKDIDTFQREVMSRNENLKQFFETATPVWDKPIAISQISFGTKEIKNTDFLFIGDSAGLIHPLCGNGMAMAIHSAHIATKQVTEYLQGKTDRPGMMASYSKEWNKVFQSRMRYGSWIQKILIHEKWTRRMYFLLSKLPFLMPMIIKKTHGKSVQL, via the coding sequence GTGACTACCCACTACGATATCATTATTTGCGGCGGCGGCCTATCAGGACTTTTTGCTGCCGTTTCTTTATCCCATCAATTTAAAGTCTTGGTCATCGATCCAGACGAATATCCACGCCATAAGATGTGTGGAGAATATTTAAGTGCTGAAGTTTACGGTTTACTTAAAAGTCAAGGAATAGACCTAGACGAATTGACTCCAGCAAAAATTTCTGATTTTGAAATAACCCTTCGCAACGGTAGCCGTATCACATCACCATTACCGCTAGGAGGCTATGGAATTTCACGGCATCATCTGGATCACTCACTTTATCAAATAGCAAAGAAGCGATGCGATTTTGTGAAAGACCGAGTGGTGGATTTACAATCTGCTGGTGAGATTCAAACAGTCATCACGGCAACAGATTCTTATATCTGTAACCAAGTCATTGTCGCAACAGGAAAACGATCGATTCTAGATAAAAAATTACAACGAGACTTTATTCAATCCAAATCAGAATGGCTTGCGGTCAAAATGCATTATCAGTTTGACATGCCCAGTGATAAAGTAGAGCTCCACAATTTTGAAGGTGGTTATGCTGGCCTTTCACAAGTGGAAACAGGCGCTGTGAACTTGTGTTATTTGACGAGTTATAAGTCTTTTAAAAAGTTCAAGGATATTGACACTTTTCAGCGTGAGGTTATGAGCAGGAATGAGAACCTGAAGCAATTCTTTGAAACAGCGACTCCTGTATGGGACAAACCCATTGCCATCTCACAGATTTCCTTTGGTACCAAAGAAATTAAAAACACTGATTTTCTTTTTATAGGTGACAGTGCTGGTTTGATTCATCCTTTATGCGGGAACGGCATGGCGATGGCCATTCACAGTGCGCATATCGCAACTAAACAAGTCACCGAATACCTGCAAGGTAAAACAGACAGACCTGGCATGATGGCATCCTATTCCAAAGAATGGAACAAAGTGTTCCAATCCAGAATGAGATATGGCAGCTGGATCCAGAAAATATTGATTCATGAAAAATGGACCCGTAGGATGTATTTCCTACTTTCTAAACTACCTTTCCTAATGCCCATGATCATTAAGAAAACACACGGTAAATCAGTCCAGCTTTGA
- a CDS encoding methyltransferase domain-containing protein, which yields MRFNYNKRNTEAEWMDDPSLDPNILDTAVADINLCNTFLGGYQFTKKAILDIIKQNPQKNYRIIDVGCSDGAMLRYLKKELPQYELDLLGVDLSSRSIENATEKSRGIEGVRFRESDIFKTPLKELECDIVLVTLTLHHFGEDVILDFLKRFMQMAGLAVIINDLHRHPVAYGFFKFLSPIFIRNEISIHDGLISVASGFRRADFERYTAALEIDDDRLIWKWSFRYIWIIPTHGRKN from the coding sequence TTGAGATTTAATTACAATAAACGAAACACAGAAGCCGAGTGGATGGACGACCCTTCACTGGATCCAAACATCTTGGATACGGCGGTGGCAGACATTAATTTGTGCAACACCTTTCTTGGCGGTTACCAGTTCACAAAAAAGGCCATTCTGGATATCATCAAGCAAAATCCTCAGAAAAACTACCGCATTATTGATGTAGGATGTAGTGATGGCGCGATGTTGCGGTATTTGAAAAAGGAATTGCCGCAATATGAATTAGACCTTCTAGGCGTTGATCTAAGCAGCCGTTCTATAGAAAATGCCACGGAGAAGAGCAGAGGTATTGAAGGAGTTCGCTTTCGCGAAAGCGATATTTTCAAAACACCTTTAAAAGAACTAGAATGTGATATCGTGCTGGTAACATTGACCTTGCATCATTTTGGTGAAGATGTGATTCTGGATTTTCTCAAGCGTTTCATGCAAATGGCTGGTCTGGCAGTAATTATAAATGACCTTCATAGACATCCAGTGGCTTATGGTTTCTTTAAATTTTTAAGCCCTATTTTTATACGTAATGAGATCTCGATCCATGATGGATTGATTTCAGTGGCCTCAGGTTTTAGACGTGCAGATTTTGAGCGATACACCGCGGCACTGGAAATAGATGATGACCGATTGATATGGAAGTGGTCGTTCCGTTATATATGGATCATACCAACACATGGGCGTAAAAATTAA
- a CDS encoding type III polyketide synthase, with protein MGVKIKSVATVTPQYYKETAEILPFVETWLADQDERLRRKTIKIFEGAAVDKRYSIMDPIEVFTRTSFEDRNEIYRREVVPLARRAVEKALEKASWNAQDLDYIITVSCTGIMIPSIDAYLINELDMRQDIVRLPVTEMGCVAGISGLIYADNFLRANPNKKAAVVAIEAPTATFQLNDYSMANMVSAAIFGDGCACVLLSSNEDETGPTIKGHEMYHFPDATHMMGFDLVNSGLKMVLDKEVPETIASHFPAIIHPFLKKHGLEIADVDHLIFHPGGKKIVQTVEALFSKLGKNIDDTKEVLRLYGNMSSATVLFVLDRFMNRKDVAKGDLGLMLSFGPGFTAQRILLEW; from the coding sequence ATGGGCGTAAAAATTAAGAGCGTTGCCACGGTAACACCGCAGTATTATAAAGAAACCGCAGAAATTCTTCCTTTTGTAGAGACTTGGCTTGCAGATCAGGACGAACGTCTGCGTCGCAAGACCATCAAGATTTTTGAAGGCGCTGCAGTGGATAAACGTTATTCTATTATGGATCCCATCGAGGTGTTCACGAGAACATCCTTTGAGGATCGTAACGAGATTTATAGGCGAGAAGTCGTCCCACTAGCTAGACGCGCTGTTGAGAAGGCACTGGAAAAGGCCAGCTGGAACGCTCAAGATCTGGATTATATCATCACGGTAAGTTGTACGGGAATCATGATACCATCCATCGATGCCTATTTGATCAATGAATTGGACATGCGACAGGATATTGTACGCTTACCAGTAACCGAAATGGGCTGTGTCGCAGGTATTTCTGGATTGATCTATGCCGATAATTTTCTGCGAGCCAATCCCAACAAAAAAGCCGCTGTGGTTGCGATAGAAGCGCCTACAGCAACCTTCCAACTCAATGACTACTCCATGGCAAACATGGTGAGTGCGGCTATCTTTGGAGATGGTTGCGCCTGTGTGTTGCTCTCCTCAAACGAAGATGAAACCGGTCCTACCATAAAAGGTCACGAGATGTACCATTTTCCAGATGCTACGCATATGATGGGTTTTGACCTGGTCAATAGTGGTCTTAAAATGGTACTCGACAAAGAAGTTCCTGAAACCATCGCCTCTCATTTTCCCGCTATTATCCATCCATTTTTAAAAAAGCACGGACTAGAAATAGCAGATGTTGATCATCTCATTTTTCATCCTGGAGGTAAAAAAATAGTACAAACTGTGGAAGCCCTTTTTAGCAAGTTGGGTAAAAATATTGATGATACTAAAGAAGTTTTGCGACTTTACGGCAATATGAGTAGTGCCACGGTTTTATTTGTGTTGGACCGTTTTATGAATAGAAAAGATGTTGCTAAAGGCGATTTAGGTTTAATGTTGAGTTTTGGTCCAGGATTTACCGCACAAAGAATTTTGCTGGAATGGTAA
- a CDS encoding SDR family NAD(P)-dependent oxidoreductase, which yields MVKDLEQKYGLILGGSSGLGYATAVKCANHGMKLIVIYRSGRAQQEAISQCFDNLENSTDHLFINADATNDLKIPTLIEQIKKHLGNNKLFLFLHSISKGNLKPLTGEHQLTPADFAQTIHSMGINYYSWTQQLISNNLMASTARFLSFTSEGNHKPMKGYAAVSAAKATLEALTRNMALEYAPLGITTNCIQAGVTDTESLQRIPMYEELKKNSLQRNPMNRLTQPQDVANLVYLLCRPEAAFINGSVLKVDGGESLT from the coding sequence ATGGTAAAAGATCTGGAACAAAAATATGGTTTAATTCTGGGTGGCAGTAGCGGTTTAGGCTATGCTACAGCCGTTAAATGTGCCAACCACGGCATGAAGTTGATCGTTATCTATCGTTCAGGTAGAGCACAACAAGAAGCTATAAGTCAGTGTTTTGATAATTTAGAAAACAGTACAGATCATTTGTTTATCAATGCAGATGCCACGAATGATCTTAAGATTCCAACGTTGATAGAACAGATCAAAAAGCATCTGGGCAACAACAAGCTATTTCTTTTTTTGCACAGCATCTCTAAGGGAAATTTAAAACCATTGACAGGCGAGCATCAACTCACTCCAGCAGACTTTGCCCAGACCATCCATTCCATGGGAATCAATTACTATAGCTGGACTCAACAATTGATCTCCAATAATCTTATGGCATCAACGGCTAGATTTTTGAGTTTTACTAGTGAAGGCAACCACAAGCCCATGAAAGGTTATGCAGCTGTAAGTGCCGCCAAAGCCACGCTGGAAGCTCTAACCAGGAATATGGCACTGGAATACGCACCACTGGGAATCACTACGAATTGCATACAAGCTGGCGTGACAGATACTGAAAGCCTCCAGCGCATACCCATGTATGAAGAACTCAAGAAAAACAGCCTGCAGCGCAATCCCATGAACCGCTTGACCCAGCCGCAAGACGTGGCTAACTTGGTCTATTTACTTTGCCGTCCAGAAGCTGCATTTATCAATGGTAGCGTACTAAAAGTCGATGGTGGCGAGTCTTTAACCTAA
- a CDS encoding 3-hydroxyacyl-ACP dehydratase FabZ family protein codes for MLLSEKEKIVANLPYGDGFKFVDQLLELTDDHVIGIYRFRESEYFYKHHFTNKPVTPGVILQECMAQIGLACLGSYLLKDQPSKPQFVFTEAHVHFLNQVLPGTTVIVSAKKEYFRFNKLKVVVQMLDENEQKIAEGWMSGMILNQPHDSGDQPNQ; via the coding sequence ATGTTGCTTTCAGAAAAGGAAAAAATAGTGGCCAACCTGCCTTATGGCGATGGTTTCAAGTTTGTCGATCAACTCCTGGAACTCACTGATGATCATGTGATTGGGATATATCGCTTTCGCGAAAGCGAATACTTCTACAAACACCATTTTACCAACAAACCCGTCACACCAGGCGTCATTCTACAGGAATGTATGGCGCAAATTGGTCTAGCCTGCCTCGGAAGCTATTTACTTAAGGATCAACCGTCAAAACCTCAATTTGTCTTTACAGAAGCTCACGTCCATTTTTTGAATCAGGTACTGCCTGGAACCACGGTGATCGTAAGCGCCAAAAAGGAATATTTTCGATTTAATAAGCTTAAAGTTGTCGTTCAAATGCTGGATGAGAACGAACAAAAAATCGCCGAAGGCTGGATGAGTGGTATGATTCTCAATCAACCGCATGATTCAGGTGACCAACCGAATCAGTAA
- a CDS encoding beta-ketoacyl-[acyl-carrier-protein] synthase family protein, which yields MNSQKSGRVVVTGLGVVAPNAVGVSAFAKALQQGTSGIRFQQQLTDLNFGCQVAGTPQVTQEQIDQYLTPLQQRGFKASGMLYGIIAGKQAFEDAGLSIAPKEQALEDFGIIFGTGQSGGEKFREAIHLIDDAKVRRLGSTSVIQTMSSGISAWLAGELGAGNMVTSNSSACSTGTEALIMGYERIAAGKARQMLVGSTSDSGPYIWGGFDAMRILPTHYNENPEQASRPFAADAAGFVPGSGAGAILLESLESALDRGAKIYCEVLGGAINAGGHRGDGSMTAPNGAAVQKVIRQSLKDAGIDASEVDAINGHVTATGKDAYEVMNWSKALDRSGTDFPFMNSFKSSIGHCLAAAGSIELVGSILQTQEQQIFKNNNLNVLHPEIAELVDPAKIPNETITTKIDVLLKASFGFGDVNACTVLARFKD from the coding sequence ATGAATTCTCAAAAATCGGGTAGAGTAGTGGTCACTGGATTAGGTGTTGTGGCGCCTAACGCTGTTGGGGTTTCCGCTTTCGCGAAAGCGTTACAGCAAGGAACCAGCGGTATAAGATTCCAACAACAATTAACCGATTTAAACTTTGGGTGCCAGGTGGCTGGAACTCCGCAAGTGACTCAAGAACAAATCGATCAATATCTCACGCCGCTACAGCAGCGTGGTTTTAAAGCGAGCGGCATGCTCTATGGTATTATCGCTGGTAAACAAGCTTTTGAAGATGCTGGTTTGAGTATCGCTCCTAAGGAACAAGCTTTAGAAGATTTCGGGATCATTTTTGGAACCGGTCAAAGCGGTGGCGAGAAGTTTAGGGAAGCGATTCATCTTATTGATGATGCTAAAGTACGCAGATTGGGCAGTACGAGTGTGATCCAGACCATGAGCAGTGGTATTAGCGCCTGGCTTGCAGGTGAATTGGGCGCAGGAAATATGGTAACGAGTAATTCCAGTGCTTGTTCTACAGGAACCGAGGCGCTGATCATGGGTTATGAACGTATTGCTGCCGGTAAAGCTAGACAGATGCTCGTGGGATCTACCAGTGATTCAGGACCTTACATTTGGGGTGGATTTGATGCGATGCGCATTTTGCCCACACATTATAATGAGAATCCAGAACAGGCGAGCAGACCGTTTGCGGCGGACGCTGCTGGATTTGTTCCAGGATCTGGTGCTGGAGCTATTTTGTTGGAAAGCTTGGAATCTGCTTTGGATCGCGGCGCCAAGATTTATTGCGAAGTTTTAGGCGGCGCTATTAATGCTGGTGGTCATCGTGGTGATGGCAGCATGACGGCACCTAATGGTGCGGCTGTTCAAAAAGTCATACGACAATCATTGAAAGATGCTGGAATTGATGCGAGTGAAGTGGATGCCATCAATGGACATGTCACCGCTACAGGAAAAGATGCCTATGAAGTGATGAATTGGTCCAAAGCCTTAGACCGATCAGGAACGGATTTCCCGTTTATGAACAGCTTTAAGTCGAGTATTGGACACTGTCTTGCCGCAGCTGGAAGTATTGAATTGGTAGGTAGTATACTTCAGACCCAGGAACAGCAGATTTTTAAAAACAATAATTTAAACGTATTGCACCCAGAAATCGCTGAATTGGTGGATCCCGCCAAAATCCCAAATGAAACCATAACCACTAAGATTGATGTGCTATTGAAGGCAAGTTTTGGATTTGGAGATGTTAATGCATGCACTGTTCTGGCCAGGTTTAAGGACTGA
- a CDS encoding acyl carrier protein encodes MTKEEIQDKLYSIVKIYLPQDVDASAIQPNSHLMNDLNINSAHLVDVALDVEDAFDITLDEKDMEEMQTVNDAIRIVQKKTA; translated from the coding sequence ATGACTAAAGAAGAAATACAGGACAAACTCTATTCCATCGTAAAAATCTATTTGCCTCAAGATGTTGATGCAAGCGCAATCCAGCCAAACAGTCACTTAATGAATGATTTAAACATCAATAGCGCCCATCTAGTAGACGTGGCCCTAGATGTTGAAGATGCTTTTGATATCACACTGGATGAAAAAGACATGGAAGAAATGCAAACCGTCAACGACGCTATACGGATCGTGCAGAAGAAAACGGCTTGA
- a CDS encoding phosphoenolpyruvate carboxylase → MARLPKLQRFENEVASKYHIFNGIFMTLPFDNISNTGGLLPLFHTICKQGFELKKNPTEIVEYFYDRYMRDTTKEEKEQLLFSFIQYIERQVVLFDAIEDAAFATVQNLDGRGTLRGIKEEAVEHKKEAELIQYLKELKIKPVLTAHPTQFYPGSVLGIINDLSAAVTRNDIMEVKLLLSQLGKTPFFKKEKPTPFDEATSLVWYLENVFYYAMGNIYDYIKINFPDNQDFENALIEVGFWPGGDRDGNPFVTTDITLNVAQKLRSTIFKNYYRDLRKLGRRLTFKGVEQPLKKLELQCYEAITTEGVLDFTAADLQKELEDIKKTVVERHNGLFAADLQSLINKIQLFGIHFSALDIRQDSSIHDQVFDELFAFAKAKFPNNYQDLSEPEQLEALAIVSGDLTEDDLDDDYTKRTIGSIRAIKTIQERNGERACHRYIISNTQTILHIMEAYAMLKLCGMHHPAVDVVPLFETVPDLVHAPDVMRKLYGNKEYRAHLTRRGDQQHIMLGFSDGTKDGGYLMANWSIYKAKEALTAVSREFGIEVIFFDGRGGPPARGGGQTHQFYASMGSKIESKQIQLTVQGQTISSKFGTLESCQYNLEQLLSSGVSNAIYNSEENDFTAEEAATMDALADYSYETYMAFKQHPKFLPYLENMSTLKYYAMTNIGSRPSKRGSSSELKFKDLRAIPFVGSWSQLKQNVPGFYGVGTALEKMKEAGKWSEVEALYKHSKFFRTLLDNSMMSLTKSFFGLTAYMQDDEEYGAFWTLIHDEYKRTKALMLELSGMKELMENEPAGKASILARENIVLPLLTIQQFALKRIQEMGQEDSEDRKIYERLVTRSLYGNINASRNSA, encoded by the coding sequence ATGGCACGACTACCCAAACTACAACGATTCGAGAATGAAGTAGCTTCAAAATACCACATATTCAACGGTATTTTTATGACGCTACCTTTTGATAACATTTCCAACACTGGTGGATTGCTCCCTTTGTTTCATACGATTTGTAAACAAGGATTTGAGCTTAAGAAAAACCCTACCGAAATTGTGGAGTATTTCTATGACCGCTACATGCGAGATACCACGAAGGAAGAAAAGGAACAATTGCTCTTTAGCTTTATTCAGTACATCGAGCGTCAAGTGGTGCTCTTTGATGCGATTGAAGATGCAGCTTTTGCTACCGTACAAAACCTAGATGGCCGTGGTACCTTGCGAGGCATCAAAGAAGAAGCTGTTGAACACAAAAAGGAAGCAGAGTTGATTCAGTATCTTAAGGAACTTAAGATCAAGCCAGTGCTTACTGCGCACCCAACGCAATTCTATCCGGGATCTGTGTTAGGAATCATCAATGATTTGAGCGCTGCAGTGACTCGCAATGATATTATGGAAGTCAAATTGCTACTTTCGCAATTGGGGAAAACGCCATTCTTCAAGAAGGAGAAACCAACTCCTTTTGACGAGGCGACAAGTCTCGTTTGGTATCTGGAGAACGTGTTTTACTATGCGATGGGTAACATCTACGATTATATTAAAATCAATTTTCCCGATAATCAAGATTTTGAAAATGCACTTATTGAAGTTGGATTCTGGCCAGGTGGTGACCGTGATGGAAATCCATTTGTAACCACAGATATTACGCTTAACGTGGCACAGAAGCTACGTTCCACTATATTTAAAAATTATTATAGAGACCTGAGAAAATTAGGTCGCAGGCTCACTTTCAAGGGCGTGGAGCAACCGCTCAAAAAACTAGAGCTTCAATGTTATGAAGCTATTACGACTGAAGGTGTGTTGGACTTCACAGCTGCAGATTTGCAAAAGGAACTGGAAGACATCAAGAAAACGGTAGTAGAGCGTCACAATGGGCTGTTTGCTGCAGATCTTCAATCGCTCATCAATAAGATTCAGTTGTTTGGGATTCATTTTTCTGCCTTGGATATACGTCAGGACAGTAGTATTCATGATCAGGTGTTTGATGAATTGTTCGCTTTCGCGAAAGCGAAATTCCCCAACAACTATCAGGATCTATCAGAGCCAGAACAATTGGAGGCTTTGGCAATCGTTAGCGGCGACCTGACCGAAGATGACCTGGACGATGATTATACGAAACGCACCATAGGTAGCATTAGGGCGATTAAAACCATCCAGGAACGTAATGGCGAGAGAGCCTGTCATCGTTACATCATCTCAAATACGCAGACGATCCTGCATATTATGGAAGCTTATGCAATGCTCAAATTGTGTGGAATGCACCACCCAGCGGTTGATGTAGTTCCATTATTTGAAACCGTTCCAGATCTGGTCCATGCACCAGATGTGATGCGCAAATTGTACGGAAACAAGGAATATCGAGCGCATTTGACACGTCGTGGAGACCAACAGCATATCATGTTGGGCTTTAGCGATGGTACCAAAGATGGTGGATACTTGATGGCCAATTGGAGTATTTATAAGGCTAAGGAAGCATTGACGGCTGTAAGTCGTGAATTTGGTATCGAGGTAATATTTTTTGATGGACGTGGTGGACCACCAGCGCGTGGTGGTGGACAGACACACCAGTTTTATGCTTCTATGGGAAGTAAGATTGAATCCAAACAAATACAGTTAACCGTTCAAGGTCAGACTATTAGTTCTAAATTTGGAACGCTCGAGAGTTGTCAATACAACCTTGAGCAGCTCTTAAGTAGTGGAGTTTCCAACGCGATCTACAACAGCGAGGAAAATGATTTTACAGCGGAAGAAGCTGCTACCATGGATGCGCTGGCAGACTATAGTTATGAAACTTACATGGCTTTTAAGCAGCATCCTAAGTTTTTACCGTATCTGGAAAACATGAGTACGCTCAAGTATTATGCGATGACCAATATAGGTAGCCGACCCAGCAAACGCGGTAGCAGTAGCGAGCTTAAGTTCAAGGACTTGAGGGCCATTCCTTTTGTGGGATCCTGGAGCCAATTAAAACAGAATGTACCTGGTTTTTATGGTGTAGGAACAGCATTAGAAAAGATGAAGGAAGCTGGGAAATGGAGTGAGGTTGAAGCTTTGTACAAGCACTCTAAATTCTTCCGTACATTACTGGATAATAGCATGATGAGCTTGACCAAGTCTTTCTTTGGTTTAACTGCCTATATGCAAGATGATGAAGAATATGGAGCGTTCTGGACGTTAATTCACGATGAATATAAACGCACAAAAGCCTTAATGCTGGAACTATCTGGCATGAAGGAATTAATGGAAAACGAACCTGCTGGAAAAGCCAGTATTTTGGCTAGGGAAAACATTGTATTGCCATTATTGACCATACAGCAATTTGCCTTGAAACGCATCCAGGAAATGGGTCAGGAAGATTCTGAAGATCGTAAAATCTACGAGCGATTAGTGACGAGATCACTTTACGGTAACATCAACGCCAGTAGAAACAGCGCCTAG
- a CDS encoding nitroreductase family protein: protein MSDPKTDVLKKTPTDHEIHDLIKNRWSPRAFADTPVSDTDLQSLFEAGRWAASSNNWQPWNIVWGKKGSEAYDRIMNVLVEFNQGWAKNAPVLMLGVFDKKTPDGKDNFHALHDLGQFSANMAIQAQSMGIAIHQMAGLDHEKALKEFKFPDTYHVATAIAAGYYGGEVSDVPEDLQKEEKSERKRKKQDEFVFNGDYVERADVSES from the coding sequence ATGAGCGATCCTAAGACTGACGTATTAAAAAAAACTCCAACTGATCATGAGATCCACGATCTCATCAAAAATCGATGGAGTCCACGAGCTTTTGCAGATACTCCCGTAAGTGATACAGATCTCCAATCTTTATTTGAAGCCGGTCGATGGGCAGCTAGTAGTAATAATTGGCAACCTTGGAATATCGTTTGGGGAAAGAAAGGTAGCGAAGCCTATGATCGCATCATGAATGTGTTGGTTGAATTCAACCAAGGTTGGGCTAAAAATGCTCCAGTACTGATGCTAGGTGTTTTCGACAAAAAAACTCCAGATGGTAAGGATAACTTTCATGCTTTACATGATTTAGGTCAATTTAGTGCTAACATGGCGATCCAGGCACAGAGTATGGGAATCGCTATTCATCAAATGGCAGGTTTAGATCACGAAAAAGCTCTCAAAGAATTTAAATTTCCTGATACCTATCACGTTGCTACCGCCATTGCCGCAGGATATTATGGTGGAGAAGTGAGCGATGTTCCCGAAGATTTACAAAAAGAAGAGAAAAGCGAGCGTAAACGCAAAAAGCAAGATGAATTTGTCTTTAATGGAGATTATGTCGAGCGCGCAGATGTAAGCGAATCGTAA
- a CDS encoding NADPH-dependent F420 reductase produces MKIGIIGSGNIGGNLGKHWAKAGHEVLFSSRHPEELNDLVRDAGGDAKAVSVAEAWEANADAYLLATPFWAVDKTAELYAGEYKNKVIIDATNPYPDRDGEMAQEVRDGNLNSSEYVATRFNTARTAKAFNTIHAEHLKERAFRESDKLAIPFAAQDETSKQTTEQLIRDIGFDPVYVGDLAATKDMEVDHKVYGKSVTADEMRDLLGVR; encoded by the coding sequence ATGAAAATTGGAATAATTGGAAGTGGAAACATAGGTGGTAATCTAGGAAAGCATTGGGCCAAAGCAGGTCATGAAGTATTGTTCTCCAGTAGGCATCCTGAGGAGTTGAATGACTTAGTACGCGATGCTGGTGGCGATGCAAAAGCGGTAAGCGTCGCAGAGGCTTGGGAAGCTAATGCTGATGCTTATTTACTAGCTACACCATTCTGGGCAGTAGATAAAACTGCCGAGTTATATGCTGGTGAGTACAAAAACAAGGTGATCATTGATGCTACAAATCCATATCCGGATAGAGATGGAGAAATGGCTCAAGAAGTGAGAGATGGTAATTTAAACAGCAGTGAGTATGTGGCGACTAGATTCAATACTGCTCGCACGGCCAAAGCTTTCAACACGATTCATGCTGAGCACTTAAAGGAACGCGCTTTTCGCGAAAGCGATAAGCTAGCAATTCCTTTTGCAGCTCAAGATGAAACCAGTAAACAAACGACCGAACAGTTGATACGCGATATAGGTTTTGATCCCGTATATGTTGGTGATCTTGCCGCTACTAAAGACATGGAAGTGGATCATAAGGTTTACGGCAAGTCCGTCACGGCAGATGAGATGCGTGATCTTTTGGGTGTTAGATAG
- a CDS encoding TerC family protein codes for MIVWVSFIILVSIFLVLDLFVFNRKAHVIDTKEASKYTALWVGIALAFTGAVYLIYQNGWIANPDDLTASNAALKYVTGYLIELSLSIDNIFVIAVIFKSFSIPLKYQHRVLFWGIVGALVFRALMILFGVALINEVSWMTYVFGAFLLYTAYNMLTSHDEDFDPEKSYVYKFARKLFPVTNTLDGQKMFVHKMGKRIATPLFLALIVIELTDILFALDSIPAILAITADPFLVFSSNILAIMGLRSMYFFLSNLLDKFQYIHYSLVVILAFVGIKLILVHHVEFPEWLSLAVIILALGLGMLFSSLKPTDEKDRQNVKESLNTDKKP; via the coding sequence ATGATTGTTTGGGTTTCTTTCATCATTCTTGTGAGCATTTTCCTAGTGCTCGACTTATTTGTTTTTAATCGCAAGGCACATGTGATTGACACCAAGGAAGCCTCAAAATATACCGCACTTTGGGTAGGAATTGCTCTGGCATTTACCGGTGCCGTTTACCTCATTTATCAAAACGGCTGGATCGCAAATCCGGATGACCTCACGGCTTCCAATGCTGCTCTTAAATACGTGACAGGTTATTTGATTGAGTTGTCCTTAAGCATCGATAACATTTTTGTCATTGCCGTTATCTTCAAATCCTTCTCCATACCTTTAAAATATCAGCATCGCGTTCTATTTTGGGGAATTGTAGGTGCGCTTGTCTTTAGAGCACTCATGATATTGTTTGGCGTGGCATTGATTAATGAGGTAAGCTGGATGACTTATGTTTTTGGTGCCTTCCTATTGTATACGGCCTACAATATGTTGACCTCGCATGATGAGGATTTTGATCCAGAAAAGTCCTATGTGTATAAATTCGCTCGCAAGTTATTTCCAGTAACCAACACGCTTGACGGACAAAAAATGTTTGTCCATAAAATGGGGAAACGGATTGCTACACCTCTATTCCTTGCCTTGATCGTTATTGAGCTAACCGATATTTTATTTGCGCTGGATTCGATTCCTGCGATTTTAGCGATCACTGCAGATCCATTTTTGGTTTTCTCCAGTAATATCCTTGCGATCATGGGATTGCGTAGCATGTACTTCTTCCTATCCAACTTACTTGATAAATTCCAATACATACATTACAGTCTGGTGGTTATACTTGCCTTTGTAGGTATCAAGCTCATTTTAGTGCACCATGTCGAGTTCCCAGAATGGCTTTCTCTTGCGGTAATCATTCTCGCTTTAGGCTTAGGAATGCTCTTTTCAAGTCTCAAACCTACCGACGAAAAAGATCGACAAAACGTTAAAGAGTCACTCAATACCGATAAAAAGCCCTAA